In Harmonia axyridis chromosome 6, icHarAxyr1.1, whole genome shotgun sequence, a single window of DNA contains:
- the LOC123683460 gene encoding uncharacterized protein LOC123683460 has protein sequence MENFYDYYCKHVTDPWIFHAKKLYNEKVKTDSYEIDLQSRPFDNDIRKPKLDFFLSHHNRFGYDEHLPWITETQDMLSQIHRAEEIPNTNKKLLGYYTYHDQEEIKLGKCPSPYAISEYITTMQNSYKPQRGYITERLVMAQTPFFVNRRFKILNPRESRNQFYDDDHLEEVALLHEYKPPRQLSYNFMTGCMSDGTAVPKNLYTII, from the coding sequence ATGGAGAACTTTTACGATTATTATTGTAAACATGTGACAGACCCCTGGATATTCCACGCCAAAAAGCTatataatgaaaaagttaaaacAGATTCATACGAAATCGACTTACAATCAAGACCCTTCGATAATGACATACGAAAACCTAAATTGGACTTCTTCCTATCGCATCATAACAGATTTGGATATGACGAACATCTACCTTGGATCACTGAGACGCAAGATATGCTGTCACAGATCCACAGAGCTGAAGAAATTCCaaatacaaacaaaaaattgttggGGTACTATACATACCACGACCAAGAGGAAATCAAACTAGGGAAATGTCCTTCACCCTACGCCATCAGTGAGTACATCACAACGATGCAAAATTCTTACAAACCTCAACGAGGGTACATAACTGAAAGATTGGTTATGGCCCAAACTCCTTTCTTCGTGAACCGTCGATTCAAGATATTGAATCCTAGGGAGAGCCGAAATCAGTTTTATGATGATGATCATCTGGAAGAGGTTGCATTGCTGCATGAATACAAGCCACCTCGTCAACTTTCATACAATTTTATGACTGGATGTATGAGTGATGGGACTGCTGTACCGAAAAATCTGTACACCATAATATAA
- the LOC123682546 gene encoding centrosomal protein of 131 kDa isoform X1, giving the protein MSSRSSVNLSDFKLIGGTIKLSERPSSSSHSSLSKRYYFSKLSTRPLSAFPRLCSGDNSQDDINSSKNGQRPYSADFVMPNPLSGKSKETLTDGSFESIYVPVDFQLPSSNLFKELLEEDIDEWRKFVTQDSFGLKGKTLSEHSIPSLVMSDTERTKPEDNSARDTKSHKDNTEEKEQIVSTEKKTEEVLKDSSKVAPSSRANLETDETKAEMQEDKYQMTPGLTSKPPLPKKQTVQTEKTDDDPIYDYFAIKYNLGGVSGAKTLREIAEKPMCEEVAEKIDEERSIDEPGKAGQLGDRKEVSVGENREEVQNPPQSEETIADKENNNNSDAQDWLDEINIDSVHLKESETDKYLQEVRNQCKEDNLNDLPLLSEMDIDDLFKLDDIPDPGIEKEVKMDAPSKPPTTTKKDSTKTKKVVRAKTLPLKNLNTIRPLNDKKTVSGKSDKDSNTLKKLSTVKLNKVTSPRHKAHSIEENIETWVARDLDKVKRNRLEFTELINSVDELKSTTEVLDKDVPLPSSPSPDDKKQENYDDIETIIEALENQDKTSQQKIQNMKKIVTSELSNSMILNENEENLLYKKKESCSQSTRETSKFHGERDQRCDTDRSSPLDFSSGDYSGRNSSRSVSQCKHHKRLADAKDGQRTNRSQSADSGHHSDCLKSVGNYRDLLTYLDEVDKKCTETLEVAKERAHTATKLVMESSTLFDTVPKVEDLLTHTSEELSSYIIELTLRVKDKTSCISVLQNELSSLREKLLAQTKQAESNLRQKLKEQKEETEAIARRHQKFIDQLMEEKKTLARKCEELVEEMHNMEEKYVANMRAIEHRHQVEMQKMKDMQAASEKLKRERWIEGRTQKIKEMAVKSIEPEVERMEKRHQEELSNLRMVHKREIEELELRAARKMQEHSENLREQLIEDREKALAHEREVMRLRYEKMVESEERNYQDQRRRLLADHSNRLVECEEKEAQAAAEKERAIKQAQEEFEEKLQAATRRHANETKIIKETAAIEMENWKNSFRKQQSALLMEKETAIRRECKKERDMEIEVVIEKLENEANKARTQIEQTAENRIKRLKDKYEMEIKDLEMLEKDAQTKYCESRSKLLEYEEVIITLRNTIKQLEYQLTDEKLKREKLESEREEIRGQIREEYEDKVRSLEREVEELRTSADKQVEQLYSRVRVSLARKDELLAELTNDHRALKEKCLYLENMMEQQRKEYMINT; this is encoded by the exons ATGTCTAGCAGAAGTAGTGTAAATTTGAGTGATTTTAAATTGATAGGAGGAACG ATAAAACTTAGTGAAAGACCTTCAAGCAGTTCGCATTCTTCATTATCTAAGAGGTATTACTTCTCTAAATTGTCAACGAGACCATTATCAGCGTTCCCTCGTCTATGTTCTGGAGACAATTCACAA gACGACATCAACTCATCGAAGAATGGCCAACGGCCTTACTCTGCTGATTTTGTAATGCCTAATCCTTTGTCTGGAAAATCCAAGGAAACCTTAACAGACGGCAGTTTTGAGAGTATTTATG TCCCAGTAGATTTCCAACTACCATCTTCGAACCTCTTCAAGGAGCTCTTGGAGGAAGACATAGATGAGTGGAGAAAATTTGTAACGCAAGATTCTTTTGGTCTGAAGGGAAAAACGCTTTCTGAACACTCTATACCCTCATTGGTTATGAGCGATACCGAAAGGACCAAACCAGAAGATAACTCCGCCAGAGATACAAAATCTCACAAAGATAACACCGAGGAAAAAGAACAGATAGTGTCGACTGAAAAAAAGACAGAGGAAGTTCTCAAAGACAGTTCTAAGGTGGCCCCTTCCTCGAGAGCAAATTTGGAAACTGACGAAACCAAAGCAGAGATGCAGGAGGACAAATACCAGATGACGCCAGGACTGACATCAAAGCCACCCTTGCCCAAAAAACAGACTGTCCAGACGGAAAAAACTGACGATGATCCCATCTACGATTATTTCGCGATAAAGTATAATTTGGGAGGTGTTTCCGGTGCGAAAACTTTGAGGGAAATCGCTGAAAAACCCATGTGCGAGGAGGTTGCGGAGAAAATCGACGAAGAACGCAGCATTGATGAGCCTGGAAAAGCTGGACAGCTTGGAGATCGAAAAGAAG TTTCTGTAGGAGAAAACCGAGAAGAAGTCCAAAATCCTCCACAATCAGAGGAAACGATTGCTGACAAGGAAAACAACAACAATTCAGACGCGCAAGATTGGCTGGACGAGATCAACATCGACAGCGTCCATCTAAAAGAATCCGAGACCGACAAGTACCTGCAAGAAGTGCGAAACCAGTGCAAAGAAGATAATTTAAACGATCTGCCTCTATTGTCCGAAATGGACATAGACGACCTGTTCAAACTAGACGACATCCCAGATCCAGGAATTGAAAAAGAGGTTAAGATGGACGCACCATCGAAACCTCCAACTACCACCAAGAAAGACTCAACCAAGACGAAGAAGGTCGTCAGAGCTAAGACTTTACCGCTCAAAAATCTCAACACTATCAGACCCCTTAACGATAAGAAGACTGTTTCTGGAAAAAGCGACAAGGATTCCAACACCTTGAAAAAGCTTTCGACGGTGAAATTGAACAAGGTCACTTCTCCAAGACACAAGGCGCACTCCATCGAAGAGAACATCGAAACCTGGGTTGCCAGGGATTTGGATAAGGTGAAGAGAAATCGATTGGAGTTTACTGAATTGATAA ATAGCGTGGATGAACTGAAATCCACCACTGAAGTGCTCGATAAAGATGTACCGCTTCCAAGTAGTCCATCGCCTGATGACAAGAAGCAAGAGAATTACGACGACATTGAAACAATCATAGAAGCCTTAGAAAACCAGGACAAGACTTCAC AGCAAAAGATTCAGAACATGAAGAAGATCGTGACCAGCGAACTGTCGAACTCGATGATCCTCAAcgagaacgaagaaaacctcctcTACAAGAAGAAAGAGTCGTGCTCTCAGTCGACTCGAGAAACCTCGAAGTTCCACGGTGAAAGAGACCAGAGATGCGACACAGACCGTTCTAGTCCTTTGGACTTCTCCTCTGGCGATTACAGCGGAAGAAACAGCTCGAGAAGTGTCTCGCAGTGCAAGCACCATAAGCGTCTTGCTGATGCCAAAGATGGCCAGAGGACCAATAGGAGCCAGAGTGCTGACAGCGGTCATCATTCAGATTGCTTGAAAAGTGTTGGTAATTACAG GGATCTCCTTACCTATCTGGACGAGGTGGACAAGAAGTGCACAGAGACCCTGGAAGTTGCCAAGGAACGTGCTCATACTGCTACGAAGCTTGTCATGGAATCCTCAACTTTGTTCGATACCGTACCGAA AGTGGAAGATCTGTTGACGCACACCTCCGAAGAACTCTCTTCCTACATAATCGAGCTCACGCTGAGGGTCAAAGACAAGACCTCCTGCATCAGCGTGCTCCAAAACGAGCTGTCCTCCCTCAGAGAAAAGCTGCTGGCCCAGACCAAACAGGCCGAGTCCAACCTGCGCCAGAAGCTCAAGGAGCAGAAGGAGGAAACAGAGGCCATAGCCAGACGCCATCAGAAGTTCATCGACCAGCTCATGGAAGAGAAGAAAACCCTGGCCAGGAAGTGCGAGGAGCTGGTGGAAGAGATGCACAACATGGAGGAGAAATACGTGGCTAACATGAGGGCGATCGAGCACAGGCACCAGGTGGAGATGCAGAAGATGAAGGACATGCAGGCCGCCAGCGAGAAGCTGAAGAGAGAGAGGTGGATCGAGGGTAGGACGCAGAAGATCAAG GAGATGGCTGTGAAGAGCATAGAGCCAGAGGTTGAGAGAATGGAGAAGAGGCATCAGGAGGAGCTGTCGAACTTGAGGATGGTGCACAAGAGGGAAATCGAGGAATTGGAGCTTAGGGCTGCTAGGAAAATGCAGGAGCATTCGGAGAACCTCAGGGAACAGTTGATAGAAGACAGGGAGAAGGCTTTGGCGCATGAGAGAGAGGTGATGAGACTCAG ATACGAGAAGATGGTGGAGTCCGAGGAACGAAACTACCAAGACCAAAGACGTCGCCTTCTGGCCGACCATTCCAACAGGCTGGTCGAATGCGAGGAGAAAGAAGCCCAAGCAGCCGCGGAGAAGGAGAGAGCTATAAAGCAAGCCCAAGAGGAGTTCGAGGAGAAGCTGCAAGCGGCTACCAGAAGACACGCCAACGAGACCAAGATCATCAAAGAGACGGCTGCCATCGAGATGGAGAACTGGAAGAACTCCTTCAGGAAGCAGCAGTCGGCCTTGCTGATGGAGAAGGAGACTGCCATCAGGAGGGAGTGCAAGAAGGAGAGGGATATGGAGATTGAGGTGGTGATTGAGAAGTTGGAGAACGAGGCTAACAAGGCAAGGACCCAGATCGAGCAGACGGCTGAGAATAGGATCAA GAGACTGAAGGATAAATACGAAATGGAGATCAAAGACCTAGAGATGCTGGAAAAAGATGCTCAAACAAAGTATTGCGAGTCCAGATCGAAACTACTGGAGTACGAGGAAGTTATAATCACACTTAGAAATACCATAAAACAACTGGAATACCAGTTGACCGATGAAAAATTG AAACGAGAAAAGCTGGAGTCTGAACGGGAGGAGATACGAGGGCAGATCCGGGAGGAGTACGAAGACAAGGTGCGCAGCCTGGAGAGAGAGGTAGAGGAGCTTCGGACCTCAGCCGATAAGCAGGTGGAGCAGCTCTACTCGAG GGTACGGGTCTCCCTGGCCAGAAAAGATGAACTTCTTGCTGAACTTACCAACGACCATAGGGCTCTCaaagaaaaatgtttatatCTGGAAAACATGATGGAGCAGCAGAGAAAAGAATACATGATAAACACGTGA
- the LOC123682546 gene encoding centrosomal protein of 131 kDa isoform X2 has translation MSSRSSVNLSDFKLIGGTIKLSERPSSSSHSSLSKRYYFSKLSTRPLSAFPRLCSGDNSQDDINSSKNGQRPYSADFVMPNPLSGKSKETLTDGSFESIYVPVDFQLPSSNLFKELLEEDIDEWRKFVTQDSFGLKGKTLSEHSIPSLVMSDTERTKPEDNSARDTKSHKDNTEEKEQIVSTEKKTEEVLKDSSKVAPSSRANLETDETKAEMQEDKYQMTPGLTSKPPLPKKQTVQTEKTDDDPIYDYFAIKYNLGGVSGAKTLREIAEKPMCEEVAEKIDEERSIDEPGKAGQLGDRKEGENREEVQNPPQSEETIADKENNNNSDAQDWLDEINIDSVHLKESETDKYLQEVRNQCKEDNLNDLPLLSEMDIDDLFKLDDIPDPGIEKEVKMDAPSKPPTTTKKDSTKTKKVVRAKTLPLKNLNTIRPLNDKKTVSGKSDKDSNTLKKLSTVKLNKVTSPRHKAHSIEENIETWVARDLDKVKRNRLEFTELINSVDELKSTTEVLDKDVPLPSSPSPDDKKQENYDDIETIIEALENQDKTSQQKIQNMKKIVTSELSNSMILNENEENLLYKKKESCSQSTRETSKFHGERDQRCDTDRSSPLDFSSGDYSGRNSSRSVSQCKHHKRLADAKDGQRTNRSQSADSGHHSDCLKSVGNYRDLLTYLDEVDKKCTETLEVAKERAHTATKLVMESSTLFDTVPKVEDLLTHTSEELSSYIIELTLRVKDKTSCISVLQNELSSLREKLLAQTKQAESNLRQKLKEQKEETEAIARRHQKFIDQLMEEKKTLARKCEELVEEMHNMEEKYVANMRAIEHRHQVEMQKMKDMQAASEKLKRERWIEGRTQKIKEMAVKSIEPEVERMEKRHQEELSNLRMVHKREIEELELRAARKMQEHSENLREQLIEDREKALAHEREVMRLRYEKMVESEERNYQDQRRRLLADHSNRLVECEEKEAQAAAEKERAIKQAQEEFEEKLQAATRRHANETKIIKETAAIEMENWKNSFRKQQSALLMEKETAIRRECKKERDMEIEVVIEKLENEANKARTQIEQTAENRIKRLKDKYEMEIKDLEMLEKDAQTKYCESRSKLLEYEEVIITLRNTIKQLEYQLTDEKLKREKLESEREEIRGQIREEYEDKVRSLEREVEELRTSADKQVEQLYSRVRVSLARKDELLAELTNDHRALKEKCLYLENMMEQQRKEYMINT, from the exons ATGTCTAGCAGAAGTAGTGTAAATTTGAGTGATTTTAAATTGATAGGAGGAACG ATAAAACTTAGTGAAAGACCTTCAAGCAGTTCGCATTCTTCATTATCTAAGAGGTATTACTTCTCTAAATTGTCAACGAGACCATTATCAGCGTTCCCTCGTCTATGTTCTGGAGACAATTCACAA gACGACATCAACTCATCGAAGAATGGCCAACGGCCTTACTCTGCTGATTTTGTAATGCCTAATCCTTTGTCTGGAAAATCCAAGGAAACCTTAACAGACGGCAGTTTTGAGAGTATTTATG TCCCAGTAGATTTCCAACTACCATCTTCGAACCTCTTCAAGGAGCTCTTGGAGGAAGACATAGATGAGTGGAGAAAATTTGTAACGCAAGATTCTTTTGGTCTGAAGGGAAAAACGCTTTCTGAACACTCTATACCCTCATTGGTTATGAGCGATACCGAAAGGACCAAACCAGAAGATAACTCCGCCAGAGATACAAAATCTCACAAAGATAACACCGAGGAAAAAGAACAGATAGTGTCGACTGAAAAAAAGACAGAGGAAGTTCTCAAAGACAGTTCTAAGGTGGCCCCTTCCTCGAGAGCAAATTTGGAAACTGACGAAACCAAAGCAGAGATGCAGGAGGACAAATACCAGATGACGCCAGGACTGACATCAAAGCCACCCTTGCCCAAAAAACAGACTGTCCAGACGGAAAAAACTGACGATGATCCCATCTACGATTATTTCGCGATAAAGTATAATTTGGGAGGTGTTTCCGGTGCGAAAACTTTGAGGGAAATCGCTGAAAAACCCATGTGCGAGGAGGTTGCGGAGAAAATCGACGAAGAACGCAGCATTGATGAGCCTGGAAAAGCTGGACAGCTTGGAGATCGAAAAGAAG GAGAAAACCGAGAAGAAGTCCAAAATCCTCCACAATCAGAGGAAACGATTGCTGACAAGGAAAACAACAACAATTCAGACGCGCAAGATTGGCTGGACGAGATCAACATCGACAGCGTCCATCTAAAAGAATCCGAGACCGACAAGTACCTGCAAGAAGTGCGAAACCAGTGCAAAGAAGATAATTTAAACGATCTGCCTCTATTGTCCGAAATGGACATAGACGACCTGTTCAAACTAGACGACATCCCAGATCCAGGAATTGAAAAAGAGGTTAAGATGGACGCACCATCGAAACCTCCAACTACCACCAAGAAAGACTCAACCAAGACGAAGAAGGTCGTCAGAGCTAAGACTTTACCGCTCAAAAATCTCAACACTATCAGACCCCTTAACGATAAGAAGACTGTTTCTGGAAAAAGCGACAAGGATTCCAACACCTTGAAAAAGCTTTCGACGGTGAAATTGAACAAGGTCACTTCTCCAAGACACAAGGCGCACTCCATCGAAGAGAACATCGAAACCTGGGTTGCCAGGGATTTGGATAAGGTGAAGAGAAATCGATTGGAGTTTACTGAATTGATAA ATAGCGTGGATGAACTGAAATCCACCACTGAAGTGCTCGATAAAGATGTACCGCTTCCAAGTAGTCCATCGCCTGATGACAAGAAGCAAGAGAATTACGACGACATTGAAACAATCATAGAAGCCTTAGAAAACCAGGACAAGACTTCAC AGCAAAAGATTCAGAACATGAAGAAGATCGTGACCAGCGAACTGTCGAACTCGATGATCCTCAAcgagaacgaagaaaacctcctcTACAAGAAGAAAGAGTCGTGCTCTCAGTCGACTCGAGAAACCTCGAAGTTCCACGGTGAAAGAGACCAGAGATGCGACACAGACCGTTCTAGTCCTTTGGACTTCTCCTCTGGCGATTACAGCGGAAGAAACAGCTCGAGAAGTGTCTCGCAGTGCAAGCACCATAAGCGTCTTGCTGATGCCAAAGATGGCCAGAGGACCAATAGGAGCCAGAGTGCTGACAGCGGTCATCATTCAGATTGCTTGAAAAGTGTTGGTAATTACAG GGATCTCCTTACCTATCTGGACGAGGTGGACAAGAAGTGCACAGAGACCCTGGAAGTTGCCAAGGAACGTGCTCATACTGCTACGAAGCTTGTCATGGAATCCTCAACTTTGTTCGATACCGTACCGAA AGTGGAAGATCTGTTGACGCACACCTCCGAAGAACTCTCTTCCTACATAATCGAGCTCACGCTGAGGGTCAAAGACAAGACCTCCTGCATCAGCGTGCTCCAAAACGAGCTGTCCTCCCTCAGAGAAAAGCTGCTGGCCCAGACCAAACAGGCCGAGTCCAACCTGCGCCAGAAGCTCAAGGAGCAGAAGGAGGAAACAGAGGCCATAGCCAGACGCCATCAGAAGTTCATCGACCAGCTCATGGAAGAGAAGAAAACCCTGGCCAGGAAGTGCGAGGAGCTGGTGGAAGAGATGCACAACATGGAGGAGAAATACGTGGCTAACATGAGGGCGATCGAGCACAGGCACCAGGTGGAGATGCAGAAGATGAAGGACATGCAGGCCGCCAGCGAGAAGCTGAAGAGAGAGAGGTGGATCGAGGGTAGGACGCAGAAGATCAAG GAGATGGCTGTGAAGAGCATAGAGCCAGAGGTTGAGAGAATGGAGAAGAGGCATCAGGAGGAGCTGTCGAACTTGAGGATGGTGCACAAGAGGGAAATCGAGGAATTGGAGCTTAGGGCTGCTAGGAAAATGCAGGAGCATTCGGAGAACCTCAGGGAACAGTTGATAGAAGACAGGGAGAAGGCTTTGGCGCATGAGAGAGAGGTGATGAGACTCAG ATACGAGAAGATGGTGGAGTCCGAGGAACGAAACTACCAAGACCAAAGACGTCGCCTTCTGGCCGACCATTCCAACAGGCTGGTCGAATGCGAGGAGAAAGAAGCCCAAGCAGCCGCGGAGAAGGAGAGAGCTATAAAGCAAGCCCAAGAGGAGTTCGAGGAGAAGCTGCAAGCGGCTACCAGAAGACACGCCAACGAGACCAAGATCATCAAAGAGACGGCTGCCATCGAGATGGAGAACTGGAAGAACTCCTTCAGGAAGCAGCAGTCGGCCTTGCTGATGGAGAAGGAGACTGCCATCAGGAGGGAGTGCAAGAAGGAGAGGGATATGGAGATTGAGGTGGTGATTGAGAAGTTGGAGAACGAGGCTAACAAGGCAAGGACCCAGATCGAGCAGACGGCTGAGAATAGGATCAA GAGACTGAAGGATAAATACGAAATGGAGATCAAAGACCTAGAGATGCTGGAAAAAGATGCTCAAACAAAGTATTGCGAGTCCAGATCGAAACTACTGGAGTACGAGGAAGTTATAATCACACTTAGAAATACCATAAAACAACTGGAATACCAGTTGACCGATGAAAAATTG AAACGAGAAAAGCTGGAGTCTGAACGGGAGGAGATACGAGGGCAGATCCGGGAGGAGTACGAAGACAAGGTGCGCAGCCTGGAGAGAGAGGTAGAGGAGCTTCGGACCTCAGCCGATAAGCAGGTGGAGCAGCTCTACTCGAG GGTACGGGTCTCCCTGGCCAGAAAAGATGAACTTCTTGCTGAACTTACCAACGACCATAGGGCTCTCaaagaaaaatgtttatatCTGGAAAACATGATGGAGCAGCAGAGAAAAGAATACATGATAAACACGTGA